One window of Acropora palmata chromosome 1, jaAcrPala1.3, whole genome shotgun sequence genomic DNA carries:
- the LOC141893797 gene encoding kelch-like protein 17, whose protein sequence is MLADRHSLNDLKDATEKKMASMYKDICEKKEFLCDMNVDVLSALLCRDDLRTPSENFVFKSVMQWIKYRKRERLDVGAKGIGAVRLGLVDSKDVIEELDTEEMKAIPEINMLLQEALIRNCWPSRSSALALEKGKPRSMNSVGEKVFKFEKKMASMYKDICEKKEFLSDMNVDVLSSLLCRDDLRTPSEHFVFKSVMQWINYREGERMDVAAKVIGAVRLGLVDSKDVIEELDTEEMKAIPEINMLLQEALIRNCRPSRSSALALEKGKPRSMNSQTIKVCKFSFQRG, encoded by the coding sequence ATGTTGGCTGATCGGCACAGTTTAAACGATTTAAAAGATGCaacggaaaagaaaatggcgtCAATGTACAAGGACATTTGTGAGAAGAAAGAGTTTCTGTGTGACATGAATGTCGATGTATTATCAGCTCTTCTCTGTCGAGATGATCTCAGAACTCCATCGGAGAACTTCGTCTTCAAATCAGTGATGCAGTGGATCAAGTACAGGAAGAGAGAAAGGTTGGATGTGGGAGCTAAAGGTATCGGAGCTGTTCGTTTGGGACTGGTGGACAGCAAGGATGTTATCGAGGAACTCGATACTGAGGAAATGAAGGCGATTCCAGAAATAAACATGCTGTTGCAGGAAGCATTAATACGCAATTGCTGGCCTTCGAGGAGTTCCGCACTCGCACTGGAGAAAGGGAAACCAAGATCTATGAATTCGGTAGGAGAAAAAGTctttaagtttgaaaagaaaatggcgtCAATGTACAAGGACATTTGTGAGAAGAAAGAGTTTCTGTCTGACATGAATGTCGATGTATTATCATCTCTTCTCTGTCGAGATGATCTCAGAACTCCATCGGAGCACTTTGTCTTCAAATCAGTGATGCAGTGGATCAATTACAGGGAGGGAGAAAGGATGGATGTGGCAGCTAAAGTTATCGGAGCTGTTCGTCTGGGACTGGTGGACAGCAAGGATGTGATCGAGGAACTCGATACTGAGGAAATGAAGGCGATTCCAGAAATAAACATGCTGTTGCAGGAAGCATTAATACGCAATTGCAGGCCTTCGAGGAGTTCCGCGCTCGCACTGGAGAAAGGGAAACCAAGATCTATGAATTCG